Proteins encoded in a region of the Triticum dicoccoides isolate Atlit2015 ecotype Zavitan chromosome 3A, WEW_v2.0, whole genome shotgun sequence genome:
- the LOC119269331 gene encoding sigma factor binding protein 1, chloroplastic-like: protein MDHRKQQRSPSPRSGGSSGKGGSKGGSKAGGSGGKKPIKVVYISNPMRVKTNAAGFRALVQELTGRHADPSKYNTDDGGAAQELSPEGSAAGSTPDAGAPGHAAAGGQPELAAAAFGDGDRDEEEDIFESQLLDNDYSVFSPPTLLYDYPHINKV from the coding sequence ATGGATCACCGGAAGCAGCAGCGGAGCCCCAGTCCCCGGAGCGGCGGCAGCTCGGGCAAGGGGGGCAGCAAGGGGGGCAGCAAGGCGGGCGGCAGCGGGGGCAAGAAGCCGATCAAGGTGGTGTACATCTCCAACCCCATGAGGGTCAAGACCAACGCGGCGGGCTTCCGCGCGCTCGTCCAGGAGCTCACGGGCCGCCATGCCGACCCCTCCAAGTACAATACCGACGACGGCGGCGCGGCCCAGGAACTCAGCCCGGAGGGGAGCGCGGCTGGGTCGACGCCTGACGCGGGCGCCCCCGGCCACGCCGCCGCTGGAGGGCAGCCGGAGCTCGCCGCCGCGGCGTTCGGCGACGGCGaccgcgacgaggaggaggacatCTTCGAATCGCAGCTGCTGGACAACGACTACTCCGTCTTCTCGCCGCCGACGCTCCTCTACGACTACCCGCACATCAACAAGGTGTAG